A region of the Gemmobacter fulvus genome:
ATCGGAAAAGCGGATCTCCTCGCCCTCTGCCAGCTTGCGCAGCGGCTTGGCCAGCGCGCGCCAGTCGCCGCCGGGCTGCGGTTCCAGCAGCGTGATTTCCACCTTCGCCTCGACCGGGCCCTGCGCCGACAGGCGCCGCCGGATGCCCGACAGCCGCGCCGGGATGACCTTGGTGTTGTTCAGCACCAGCCGGTCGCCGGGGCGGAAGATCGTCACCAGATCGGTCACATGCAGATCCCGGATCGCCGCGCCTTCGGCCAGCAGCAATCGCGCCGACGAGCGGGGTTTCGCCGGGCGCGTGGCAATCAACGCTTCGGGCAGATCGAAATCGAAATCGGACAGTTTCATCCCTGCGGCTCCAGCCGGGGCACGGGGCGGCGAAAAATGTCGCGGAACATGCCGGGGGTAAAGATCGACAGCGGGTTGACCGAAACGCGCGGGCGTTCCGACGTGCCGCCAATATCATAGTTGAAGCCGAACAGCCCTTCGCCCCGGCGCGTCAACACCGCGCCAATTCCGTTGAGCAGATAGATCGGAGAGATGACGCCCTGCATGTTGAGCCGCTTGCTGCCAATATCATAGGTTCCCGCCATGGAGACCCCCATCGAGGCCCCCACCGCAGCGCCTCTGGTGACTTCGATCCCTGCGGGCGTCAAGCGGAACTCTGCATCCGCCTCGTTGAACACCAGCCCCTCGCCGTTCAGCTGCTCCAGAATCCCCACGACAGAGATGGCCGACAGCAGCGCCGCCAGCACCGGCGCATTGCGCACCCGGAAATCCTTTGCCGTCACAAGGCCGCGGTAATGCCCCTTGGCCCCGGTGGGCGCGAGTTGCAGATCCATCGCCCCGCCCCGCGCATTGCTGAAGATCCCGGCCGAGGCCAGCACCCCGCCCGCATTGGCAGAGATCAGCCGCAGCGCCGTGCCCGCGCGCATCGGCACCACGGTGCCCCGCACCTCGGCCACCTCGTTCACCCGCGCGGTGAAACTGCCGTTGAAGCCGCCGCGCGTGGCAAACTCGCCGCGCAGCCCGGTCAGTGCGATGCCCTCGGACACCTGCACCCGGTCCAGCGCCACCCGCATCGGCGCGCTGTCACCGCCGCCGCCGCCGCCGCCCAGATCGGGCAGCCGACGCAGATCGAACAGCCCGCCCTCGACACTGACCGCCGCCGACCGGCCCTTGCCGCGCCCGGTCAGCGTGACCGGCGCATCCAGCCAGTCAGCCACCTGCACGCGGCTGAACCGTGCCCGCTCAAGCCCGCCCTCGGGCCGCAGGCTGAGGCTGCCGCGCAGCGACAGGCCGGGGGCCTCCAGCGTCAGCGCCTGCACATTCGCGGGTTTGCCCAGCGTGGCCGAAAGCGTCAGCTTGCCTGCCCGCTCTGCCGGTTTGCGCCAGCCCAGTTCCGGCACCGCCAGCACCAGCCCGCGCAGATCCGAGCTGAGAGAGAGTTGCGGTGCCGCCCCCTTCACCAGATCCAACGTGAAATCGCCGCGCCCCTTGCCCGACAATGCGCCCTTCGGCAGGCCCAGCGAAAACTCGGCCTCGGCGCGGGGCGAAATCTCGGCCCAGCCCGTCACCTGTGACCGGCCCTTGGCTTCGGGTTTGAAATCCTGGCTATAAGTCGCTTCGAACGGCACCGCGCCCATCAGCCCCGCGCCCGAAATGCGCATCCCGGAGGGACTGGCGATCAGCGTCAGCGCCGGGGCCGTCAGCACCTTGCCGGGCACCAGCAGGTCAGAGCGCACATCGCTGAGCCGCCCTTCCACCTGATAGGACACATCCTTGAGCAGGATCTTTTTCACCAACGGCATCCGCAGCACCGCCGTCAGCTCGGCCCGCCCTTCGCCCAGTTCGACCGGACGCCCGGCCTTGGTCAGAAAATTGAAGGGCTTTTCGTCCAGCAAGGACAGCGCCGCCGTCAGGCTGGAAGAGGTGCGCAGATTGATTTCGGCCTGTGCCGGCTTTTGCAGGATGTCCAGCACCGAAAACACCGATCCGGCCATGTCGATGGCCCCGCCCTTGGGCGGCGTCACCTGCCCCTGATCCAGCACCATCGTATAGCTGTTGCCCTCGATGGTCGCATAGCCATGGCCCTTGCGGATCGGCGGCAGGGTTTTCAGAAAGCGCACATCGGCATCGGCAAAATCATAGCCCAGCGAAAAGCGCGGCTCCTGCCCCGGCTCCAGCCGCAGTGCCACTTTCACATTGGCGAGCAGCCCTTCCTGCACATTCTCCACCAGCCATTCGCGCGTCTTGGGCACCGCCGACACCGGCCACAGCGCGAGCAGCCGATCATGCCGGATCGCATCCAGCGCCAGATCGAGCGACAGCCGCCAGCCCTTCGCATCGGCGCTGGCCTGACCGCGCGCCTCCAGCCGCCGCCCCTCTTCCAGCAGGGTCAGTTGCCCCACCTCGATGCGGAACGGATCCAGCCGCAGCCGCAGATCCAGCGCGCCCTGACTGAAGGTCACCGGCTCGGTGAACAGGCCTTCGGGATCCACCATCACCTGCGCAAAGGCGATCTGGCCCAGAAACGCCTCGGGCCGCCCCTGCGTCACCCCCGGCGCATAGACATGCCCCGAGGCCGACAGCCGCAGCGACGGGCTTTGCACCTGCACATCGGTCAGGGTGATCTTTTCTTCGGTCGGATCAAAGGACAGGCCGATCACCGCGCTGTCAAAGGCGATGGGATGGCTTTCCGGGCTGGGCCGCAAGGCCCCCGCCGCCAGCCGCAATTCACCGTCCAGCGCCGCCACCTGCCCGGTCTTGTCCAGCGCCGCGTTCAGCTTGCCAGAGATCGGCGCATCCAGCACCGACAGAAAGCCCAGCACCGGGGCCTGACCGGCAATGTCGCGCGCGGCCACCCGCTCCACCGTGGCGCGCAGCCGGGCCTCGGAGCTGGCCTTTTCCGACGTGACCGACAGCAGCGCCTGCGCCGGATCCTGCCCCGGTGTGGTCAGCGTCAGGCCCAGCTCCATCCCCAGCGTGTCGGCGGCGTTCAGCAGCGCAAAGCGCCCGTCGCCCACCTGCCAGACCCGACCGGCGCGCGCATCCTCCAGCGTCAGCGACAGTGCCTCGGCGGTCACGTCGCGCAGGCTGGCCAGTTCGGGGGCGGCGAACACCCGGTCGATGCCATCCAGCACCTCGGCAAAGCTGCCCAGATCCTTGGCCGCCATGCCGCCACCCAGATCCAGATCAAACCGCCCCGTCGCATCCCGGCGCAACCGCACCGAGGCACCCGACAGCACCACCGACGACGGGCGCAGCGCGCCGCGCAGCAGCGCCGCCGGATCAAAGGCCACCCGCGCTTCGGGCAGGCGCAGGATGGTGCCGCCGCCGCTGCGCCGCGCGAGGTTCAGGTTTTCCAGCCGCAGCCGTGGCACCCAGTCGGTGCCCACCGTCACCTCGACCCCGCCCAGCGACAGCGCGGTTTCCGACAGCGGCAGCGCCGCATTCAGCCGTGCCTCGGCCTCGGCCACCGCCCAGACCGGCAGGCGCAGCGGCTTGCCGGTCAGCGCCAGAACCCCGAACCCCGCAGTCGCCACCAGCAACAGCAGGCTCAGCAGCAGCCACAGGCCGAAACGCGCGCGGCGGCGCGGTTTGGCCTGCGCCGTCGTCTCCGCCGCTGGGGTGCCCGTCTCGGTCATTGTCGGTCTGGTCTCTTCACCTTTGGCCGTTTTGCCGGGGTTGCCTTTATCTTTGCCGGAAGGCAACTAAAACCCGAAGCATGTTCACGCTTTTGGCAAGGAGCCGCCCATGACCGAGATCACCGCCGTCGGACAGCCCGCCCCCGATTTCACCCTGCCGCGCGATGGCGGCGGCGAGATCCGCCTTTCCGCCCTGCAAGGTGGCAAGGTGGTGCTGTATTTCTATCCCAAGGACGACACGCCCGGCTGCACCACCGAGGCGCTGGATTTCACCGCCCGCGCAGCCGAGTTTGCCGCAGCAGGCACCACGGTGATCGGCATTTCCAAGGACAGCGTCAAGAAACACGACAAATTCGTCGCCAAACACGGGCTTGGCATCGCACTGGTCTCTGACGAGGCAGGCACCACCTGCGAGGATTACGGCGTCTGGGTCGAAAAAAGCATGTATGGCAAGACCTATATGGGCATCGAACGCGCCACCTTTCTGATCGGCAGCGATGGCAGGCTGGCCCAGATCTGGCGCAAGGTCTCGGTCCCCGGCCATGTCGATGCGGTGCTGGCGGCGGCGCAGGCGCTCTGATGCCGCAGAGCCTGGCCCAGATGGCGGTGGAGGTGCTGACCACCGCCGACGGGCGCGCCAAATCTGCCCTGTCGCGCGCCCATGCCGCCACATGGCGGGCGGCACGGGCGGCGGGCACGCCGCTGCCCGTCGGCACGGCCACGCCGCCCCTGCATCCGGCCCGGCCCACCACACCACGCCTGCTGCCGCCGCGCGACGTCCCGCGCCGCCGCCCCGGCAGCCCGCAAGGCAGGATCGCCCTGCTGCACGCCGTCGCGCATATCGAGCTGAACGCGGTGGATCTGCACTGGGACATCATCGCCCGCTTCGGCCATGTTCCCATGCCGCTGGGTTTCTATGATGACTGGGTGAAATGCGCCGATGAAGAATCCAATCATTTCAATCTGATCTGTGATTGTCTTGAAGCGCAGGGCAGCCATTATGGCGCCCTGGATGCCCATGCGGGCATGTGGCGCGCCGCCGAGGATACCGCCGAAGACCTGTTCGGGCGGCTGGCGGTGGTGCCGATGGTGCTGGAGGCGCGGGGGCTGGACGTAACCCCCGGCATGATCGAGATCTTCCGCAAGGCCGGGGATCCGCAGACGCTGGCCGCGCTGAGCGTGATCTATGCCGAAGAAGTCGCCCATGTGGCCTATGGTTCCAAATGGTTCAACTGGCTCTGTGGCCGCGACGGGCTGGACCCGAAAGACCAGTTCCACGCGCTGGTGCGCCGCTATTTTCACGGCAGCCTGAAACCGCCGTTCAACGAGGAAAAACGCGCCGAGGCCGGGCTGCCCCCGGATTTCTACTGGCCGCTGACCGAGGCGGATGCCCCGTAAAACAGCCAATAATCGGCGGGATGTTGCCGATTTCCGCCATCGCACCGGAACCCTGCCGCCGAGGCCCGTGCAAATTTGTTGCGACAGCCCCGACCCGGCTCTAAGCACGTCCGGGGATGAGCGGCACAGCAGCGTGCCGAATTGCCGGTTTTGCGCAGAGGGCCCTTCGGACCCGCGCAGCCAGTCCGGCGTTGAAGAAGTGGAACCTGCCTCGTGCTGACGCGCCTTGCCTACCGGATCAATGCCACGCTCGACCGTTATCTGCCCGAGCAGCGGCTGTTCCTGAAATCGGACGCCTCGACCCGGTTTATCCGCCTGCGCCCCACCACGCAGGCGCTCGCCCTTGCCGGGGGCGCCGCCCTGCTGACCTGGACCTTCATTGCCACCTCGATCCTGCTGATGGACAGCATTGCCGCAGGTTCGGACGGCGATCAGGCGCTGCGCCAGCAGGCACTGTTTGAAGAACGGCTGACCGCCCTGTCGAATGACCGCGACCTGCGCGCCGAAGAAGCGCTGCGCGCGCAGGAACGCTTCAACCTTGCCCTGGCCGAAGTCAGCCAGATGCAGGGCCGGCTTCTCGCCTCCGAGGATCGCCGCAAGGAGCTGGAAACCGGCATCGATGTGATCCAGAACACCCTGCGCCGCACCATCAAGGAACGCGACGAGGCGCGCGGCGAGGCCGAGCGTGTGGCGGTTGCCCTGTCGGAACAGACCGGCGCGCCGCGCACCGAAGCGGGCCGCGCCCGCGATGCGCTGGCCACGCTCGACATCATGGCCGGGGCGCTTGGCTCCACCGCCCGCGAACGCGACGAAATGGTCGAAATGGCCAACCGTGCCCGCGAGGAAACCGCCGAAATCGCCCAGGCGAAAGAGGCGCTGGAACTGCGCAATGACGCGATCTTTGCCCGGCTGGAAGAGGCCGTCACCGTGTCGATGGAGCCGCTGGACAATATGTTCCGCGCGGCGGGCCTGTCGCCGGATGACCTGCTCAATCAGGTGCGCAAGGGCTATTCCGGCCAAGGCGGGCCGCTGACGCCTTTCGTCTCCACCAAGGGCGGCGCGCTGGCGCCTGATGAAACCCGCGCCAATGCCATTCTGGGCGGGCTGGACCGGATGAACCTCTATCGTCTGGCCGCCGTCAAATCGCCCTTCGCCAATCCGATCCCGTCGGGCCGCTATCGCTTTACCTCGGGCTTCGGCACCCGCAACGATCCCAAGGGCGCCGGGCGGCGGATGCACGAAGGCCTCGATTTCGCGGGCAGCTATGGCACGCCGATCACCGCCACCGCCGATGGCACGGTGATCGAGGCGGGCTGGGGCAATGGCTATGGCCGGATGGTGAAGATCCGGCATGACTTCGGCGTCACTACACTTTATGCTCATATGTCTGAAATCCACGTCAGCGCCGGTCAAAGGGTATCGCGCGGCGACCGGATCGGTGATATGGGCAATTCAGGCCGGTCGACCGGCACACATCTCCACTACGAGGTTCATATCGGGGGCCGTCCGGTCAATCCGATGACCTTCATCAAGGCAGCGAGCGATGTTTTCTAAAAGCAGAATCAACGAACCCGGTCCGAAGCAGGTCGAGGGCGACAAGCCCAAGGCGCCGGAGGTGCCCGCCGCGAAACCTGCCATGGATTACATGCCTTCCGCGTCGAAGGCCAAGCCGAACGCTTCGGTGCTTTCCTCCGACCTGACGGTCGTGGGCAATCTGAAAACCACCGGCGACATTCAGGTCGAAGGCACGGTCGAGGGCGATATCCGCGCCCATCTGCTGACCGTGGGCGAGACCGCCACCATCAGGGGCGAAATCGTCGCGGATGACATCGTGGTCAATGGCCGGGTGATCGGCCGCGTCCGTGGCCTGAAGGTGCGTCTGACCTCGACTGCGCGGGTCGAAGGCGACATCATCCACAAGACCATCGCCATCGAAAGCGGTGCGCATTTCGAAGGCTCGGTGCAGCGTCAGGATGACCCGCTGAATGGCGTGAAGGCCATTGCACCGCCCGCCGCCGAATAAGCGAATCGGCATTATGTGACCACAAAGGGTGCCCTTGGGCACCCTTTTGCATGGGTCAGACCAGCGCGCGGCGATAGAGATGCCAGGTGGCATGGCCCAGCACCGGCAGCACCACGAACAGCCCCAGAAACCACGGCAGCATCGCTGCAAACAGGCTGATGGCGATAAGGCCGCCCCAGACCAGCATGACCAGCGGATTGGCCTGCACCAGCGCAAAGCTGGTCAGCATCGCGGTCACGAAATCCACCTCGCGGTCCAGCAACAGCGGCAGGCTGACCACGGTCAGCGCATAGAGCAGCGTGGCAAACACCGCCCCCACGCCGCTGCCCACCGCCAGCATGGTCATGCCCTGCGCGGTGGTGAACACCTCCAGCGAGCTGGAAATATTGGTCATCGACATGGTGCCCAGAAACAGCGCGAAGATCATATGCGCCAGAAAGTTCCAGAACAGGAAGAACACCACGATGACCGCCGCAATCGACGGGATCTGGCGGTCCTTCTGGCGGAAGATCACCCCGGCCACGCCGCGCCATGTCAAAGGCTCTGCCTGTTCCAGCCGCCGCGAAATCTCGTAAAAACCGCAGGCGATGAAGGGGCCAAGGATGGGAAACCCGGCGCTGGCGGGCAGCGTCCACCACAATTGCCCCTTTGCGGTCATCGCCCACAGGATCAGCCAGCCCCCGGCCACATAGACGCCGGAGAACAGCAACCCATAGAGCGGTGCCGCCCTGAAATCCCGCCACCCTGCCGCAAGACTGGCGCGCAGATCGCCCCAGCCCACTTGCCCGATCTCGATATCCGTCATGCTGCCTCCCCGGTTGCGGGCAGGGTAAACCGGCTTCGACGGCAACAGAAAGATCTATCTGCGACAGGTCATTTTTCCTGTGCGCGCAATCACATGGCGCAACGGGCAGGATCAGTCGGCATTGGCCTCGGCGCGGGATTTGCCGGCCACGTCCATCGCCAGCGTCGCCGCCATGAACTTGTCCAGATCCCCGTCCAGCGTGCCCTGGGTATCCGAGGTTTCGACCCCGGTGCGCAGGTCTTTCACCATCTGATAGGGCTGCAACACATAGGAGCGGATCTGGTTGCCCCAGCCCGCATCGCCCTTGGCCTCATGCGCCGCGTTGATCGCCGCGTTCCGCTTGTCCAGCTCCATCTGATACAGCCGCGATTTCAGCGCCTTCATGGCGATGTCGCGGTTCTGGTGCTGTGATTTTTCGGAACTGGTGGTCACGATGCCGGTGGGCAAGTGGGTGATCCGCACCGCCGAGTCGGTGGTGTTGACGTGCTGCCCGCCCGCGCCCGACGACCGATAGGTGTCAATGCGGATCTCGTTGGGGGCCACCTCGATTTCGATATTGTCGTCCACCACCGGATAGACCCAGACCGAGCTGAACGAGGTATGCCGCCGCGCCGCCGAATCGTAGGGCGAAATCCGCACCAGACGATGCACGCCACTTTCCGATTTCAGCCAGCCATAGGCATTGGGGCCGGAAATCTTGTAGGCCGCCGATTTGATCCCGGCCTCTTCGCCTTCGGACATGGATTGCAGTTCGACCTTGTAGCCCTTCTTCTCGGCCCAGCGAACATACATGCGCGCCAGCATGCTGGCCCAATCGCAGCTTTCGGTGCCGCCTGCCCCGGCATTCACCTCAAGGAAAGTGTCATTGCCATCGGCCTCACCATCCAGCAGCGCCTCCAGCTCTTTTGCCCGTGCTGTCTCGACCAGCGCGCGGATCGCGGCTTCGGCTTCGGTGATGATCTCCTGATCATCCTCCATCTCGCCCAGTTCGATCAGCTCCACATTATCGCGCAGCCCGCTGTCGATCATCTTGTAGGTGCCGACGGCATCCAGCAGCATCTGGCGTTCGCGCATCAGCTTTTGCGCCTTGGCCGGATCGTTCCACAGGTTCGGGTCTTCGATCATCGCATTGAATTCTTCAAGCCGATGCGGTGCCGTGTCCCAATCCATCCGCTGCGCCAGAAGCTTCAGCGACTTGCGGATGGCGTCAACATGGTTCTGGGTTTCGGAGCGCATGGTCGGGTCTTTCCGGTGATCTGTCGAACAGGGATTGGCGCGGGTGATAGCCGCTTGATGGCCGCCGGGCAAGAGACCCGGCAGCCGCAGGCGGCAGTGGGGTCAATAAAGGCCGCCGGAGCTGAGCGTTCCGAAGTCCGCCTTCTTGGGGATAACCCTGGTCTTGCCGGTCGAGGTGGTCACGGTGGCCGAGGCCCCGCCGGTATCGGCCTCGCCATAAGCAAACAGCGGCAGGTTGGAGCCCATGCCAAAGCCGCCATCGACCATCTGACCGGTGCCGAAGATCGGGTCTTCGCCTTCGCGGAAATACTCGGACACGACATGATCGCCCTGCGCATCATCCGACAGGCGCGCGCCGGTGAAACGGTCGATCTTGATGAAATACCCGCCCGGCGGCACGGCGAACTTGCCGCCGCCGTATTTCTTGATCGCTGTCCGCATGAAGCTTTCAAACACCGGGCCGCAGAAGCCGCCGCCCGACGCACTGCTGCCCAGCGTGCGCGGATTGTCATACCCGATGTAGCAGCCCGCCGCGATGTTCGACGTATAGCCGATGAACCACACGTCCTTAGCATCATTGGTGGTGCCGGTCTTGCCTGCAACCGGCACCGGCAGGTTGATGCCGCGCGCCGTGCCGCGTTCCACCACGCCCTGCATCATTGAGGTGAGCTGATAGGCGGTGATCGGATCCATCACCCGTTCACGGCTGGAGCTGATGCGCGGGGCGGCACCCTTGGGCAGCGTGCCCAGACTGCAATCCTCGCATTTGCGCAGATCGTGACGGTAGACCGATTTGCCATAGCGGTCCTGCACCCGGTCCACCAGCGTCGGCTCCACCCGCTCGCCGCCATTGGCGAACATGGCATAGGCGGCAACCATCTTGAACAGCGTGGTTTCCTGCGAGCCCAGCGAGTTCGACAGGAAGGCCTGCATCCGGTCATAGACGCCAAAGCGTTCGGCATATCCGGCCACGGTTTCCATGCCGATTTCCTGCGCGATCCGCACCGTCATCAGGTTCCGGCTCTGCTCGATCCCGGTGCGCAGCGGCGTCGGGCCGTAGAATTTGTTCGAGGCATTCTTGGGCCGCCACAGGCCCTGCGGCGTGTTCAGCTCGATCGGGGCGTCGACCACGATGGTGGCGGGGGTAAAGCCGCTGTCCAAGGCGGCGGCATAGACGAAGGGCTTGAAGCTCGACCCCGGCTGGCGCGCGGCCTGGGTGGTGCGGTTGAACACCGAATCCTGATAGGAAAACCCGCCCTGCATCGCCAGAACCCGGCCCGAGAACACATCCATCGCCATGAAGGCGCCCTGCACTTCCGGCACCTGCCGCAGCGACCAGCGTTTGAAGCTGCCATCGTCATCCGAGGTGACAGCCCGCACCAGCACCACATCGCCGACATCGAGCAGGTCGGCAGGCACACGGGCCTTCTTGCCCAGCTTGCCATCCTTCAGCCGCTTGCGCGCCCAGGTTACATCCTCAGCCGGGATGAAATGGCCATCGGCATCCTCATCCACGCCTTCGATGCCGATCCGGGCCGAGCTTTCACCCAGTTCCAGCACCACTGCCGGATGCCAGCCCGCAATATCGCGCGGCACTTCCACATCGGCCAGCGCGGCGCGCCATGCGTCTTGTGAGGTCAGCTGCTCCACCGGCAGGGTCTTGCGGGTGCCGCGCCAGACGCCCTGCCCGCGGTCATAGCGTTCCAGCCCGGCGCGCAGCGCTTTCGCGGCGGCCTCTTGCAGCTCGGGGTCGACCGTGGCCCGAATCGCAAGGCCGCCACCGAAGAACTCCTGCTGGCCAAAGCTGCCCGACAGCTGGCGGCGGATTTCGTCGGTGAAATAGTCCCGCGGCGGCAGGCCGTTGCGGAAGGCCGGGTAATCGCCATTCTGCACCGATTTCAGCGGCATGTCCTTTTCGGACAGATAGGTCGCCTCGTCGATATAGCCGTTCTGCCACATCTCGCGCAGCACATAGTTGCGGCGCTGGGTCACGCGCTCCTTGGCGCGCACCGGATGATATTCGCCGGGGGCCTGCGGCATCGAGGCCAGCATCGCCGCCTCATGCGGGGCCAGCTGCACCAGCGATTTGTTGAAATAGGTCTGCGCCGCTGCCGCCACGCCGTAAGAGTTCTGCCCAAGGAAGATCTCGTTCAGATACAGCTCAAGGATCTTGTCCTTGCTCAGCGTCTCTTCCAGCCGGGTGGCGAGGATGATTTCCTTGATCTTGCGCTCTGCCTTGCGTTCACCGCCCAACAGGAAGTTCTTCATCACCTGCTGTGTGATGGTCGAGGCGCCGCGCACATTCTGCCCGCGCGAGGTGACCGCCTCGATGCCCGCCGCAAGAATACCGCGCGCGTCATAGCCCTTGTGGGTATAGAAATTCTTGTCCTCGGCCGAGACGAACGCATGTTTGATCAGGTCGGGCACATCTTCGATCGGTACGAACAGGCGGCGCTCTTCGGCGAATTCGTCGATCATGCGGCCTTCACCGTCATAGATGCGGCTGATCGTCGGCGGGGTATATTGGGCGAGGCTTTCGTGGCTGGGCAGATCGCGCGAATAGATCCAGAACACCGCTCCGATCGACAGGGCAATGAACAACAGCGCCAGCGTCACCGCTGTGAAAATCGCTCCGAAGAAAGACCCGACAAACCTCAGCACGAATTCACCCCCGTTCGATCCCGTTCACATATGCGCGCGCCCCGCGTCCATGGCAGCAGGGTTCGGGATGTGCCCCATATAGGCGCTCTGCGGCCAGAGGTCAAAACCCCGTGCCGCCCTGCCGGGCGTTTTCCCGCTGACCACACGGCTTTGTGCCCACAGGGCCTACGGTGTTACTGCCGCCTGAGGCCCGAGAGGGCCGCGTCCTGCGCCGCCCATGCTGTCAGCCCGTCCCGAACCGCTGCCGCCATTTTCGCCCGCCATGCCGGATCGCGCAGCCGCGCCAGATCGCGTTCCGACGACAGAAAGCCCAGCTCGATCAGGATCGAGGGAATATCGGGCGATTTCAACACCGAAAACCCCGCCTCCTGAATCGGATGGCGGTGCATCTTCAGCTCTGCCCCCTTGATCGCACCTTCCAGCGCCAGCGCCAGCCGGTCGACGCGCGGCATGGTTTCGGTGCGGGCCATATCCATCAGCACGGTCGCCACCAGATCATCCTGTTCGGTCAGATCGACGCCTGCCAGCAGATCGGCCCGGTCATGCCGTTCGGCCAGCGTTTTCGCCGCCGCGTCCGAGGCCTCGTCCGACAGGGTGTAAAGTGTGGCCCCCACCGCCTCGCCTTCGGCCAGCGCATCGGCGTGGAGCGAGACAAACACATGCGCCCCCGCCGCGCGGCTGACCGAGATTCGCGTCTCCAGCGGCACGAAGACATCCTCTTCGCGCGTCAGCACCACCACGAATCCGCCATCGCGCAGCAGCACCTCTTTCAGTTCGCGCGCAAAGGTCAGCATCAGATCCGCCTCGGTGAACCCGTCACGCTCGGCCCCCGGATCAATGCCGCCATGGCCGGGATCCAGCACCACGACCAGCGGCCCCTCGCCCTGACGCGCCGGTTTCGGCAGATCGGCGGGGGCAGGCAAGGCCCAGCCCGCAGGCTCGGGCGCGGCAGCACTGGCGGCGAATGTCTCGGCGGTTGTCGGCTCCAGCACCAGCTGCACATGGGTGCCGCCTTCGGTGTCCATCCCGGCCGTGCGGATGCGGAACGGCCCCGGAAGTTCAGCCACCAGCCGCGACCAGCCGGGGCGGAATATGCCTGCGCGCAGATCGGTGATCCCGGCGCGCGGCACGCGGTCGATCCCAGTCCAGTCCACCTCGCGCACATCCAGCACCAGCCGGGGCGGATCGGCCATCAGACGCACCCGCCACGGCACTGGCTGCGACAGCGCAAGCGTGATCTCCAGCGCAGGCCCGGTCTGCGTGATGGACGACCCCGCAGGCTCCAGCCGCGCCAGTGCCGAAAGCTCCTGCGCGCCGACGTTGCCCGCCCATAATCCCACCGTCCAGATCATCGCCAGCGCCAGTATGACCGCCCGCATCCCGCCCCCCGCATCCCGCGCTATTGTCACACCCAAGCGCGGATAACCGCAGCACGGGCCTCCATCAAATCACGCTTTGGCGCGCGTCGCCATGAAGCGCTGCAACCGTGCCAGCCCCTCGACAATATCCGCCGTCGCCCGCGCATAGGAAAACCGCAGGGTCTGCGCCCCGCGCGCCGGATCGAAATCCAGCCCCGGCGTCACCGCCACCCCGGCGCCCTCCAGAATCTCGGAGGCAAAGCGCAGGCTGTCATCGGTCAGATCCGACACATCGGCATAGACGTAAAACGCGCCATCCGGCGGCGCAAAACGGGTGAAGCCAGCCTTGGGCAGGCCCTCCAGCATCAGGCGGCGGTTTTCGGCATAGACGGCGCGGTTCGCCTCCAGCGCGTCAATGCAGTCCAGCGCCGCAAGCGCGGCGATCTGGCTGGCATGGGGCGGGCAGATGAACATGTTCTGCGCCAGCCGCTCGACCACGCGCACATGATCTTCGGGCACCACCATCCAGCCGATCCGCCAGCCGGTCATGCTGAAATATTTGGAAAACGAGTTGATGACGTAACAGTCATCAGTGATTTCCAGCGCCGAAACCGCGCGGTCGCCATAATGCAGCCCGTGATAGATCTCGTCC
Encoded here:
- a CDS encoding YhdP family protein; amino-acid sequence: MTETGTPAAETTAQAKPRRRARFGLWLLLSLLLLVATAGFGVLALTGKPLRLPVWAVAEAEARLNAALPLSETALSLGGVEVTVGTDWVPRLRLENLNLARRSGGGTILRLPEARVAFDPAALLRGALRPSSVVLSGASVRLRRDATGRFDLDLGGGMAAKDLGSFAEVLDGIDRVFAAPELASLRDVTAEALSLTLEDARAGRVWQVGDGRFALLNAADTLGMELGLTLTTPGQDPAQALLSVTSEKASSEARLRATVERVAARDIAGQAPVLGFLSVLDAPISGKLNAALDKTGQVAALDGELRLAAGALRPSPESHPIAFDSAVIGLSFDPTEEKITLTDVQVQSPSLRLSASGHVYAPGVTQGRPEAFLGQIAFAQVMVDPEGLFTEPVTFSQGALDLRLRLDPFRIEVGQLTLLEEGRRLEARGQASADAKGWRLSLDLALDAIRHDRLLALWPVSAVPKTREWLVENVQEGLLANVKVALRLEPGQEPRFSLGYDFADADVRFLKTLPPIRKGHGYATIEGNSYTMVLDQGQVTPPKGGAIDMAGSVFSVLDILQKPAQAEINLRTSSSLTAALSLLDEKPFNFLTKAGRPVELGEGRAELTAVLRMPLVKKILLKDVSYQVEGRLSDVRSDLLVPGKVLTAPALTLIASPSGMRISGAGLMGAVPFEATYSQDFKPEAKGRSQVTGWAEISPRAEAEFSLGLPKGALSGKGRGDFTLDLVKGAAPQLSLSSDLRGLVLAVPELGWRKPAERAGKLTLSATLGKPANVQALTLEAPGLSLRGSLSLRPEGGLERARFSRVQVADWLDAPVTLTGRGKGRSAAVSVEGGLFDLRRLPDLGGGGGGGDSAPMRVALDRVQVSEGIALTGLRGEFATRGGFNGSFTARVNEVAEVRGTVVPMRAGTALRLISANAGGVLASAGIFSNARGGAMDLQLAPTGAKGHYRGLVTAKDFRVRNAPVLAALLSAISVVGILEQLNGEGLVFNEADAEFRLTPAGIEVTRGAAVGASMGVSMAGTYDIGSKRLNMQGVISPIYLLNGIGAVLTRRGEGLFGFNYDIGGTSERPRVSVNPLSIFTPGMFRDIFRRPVPRLEPQG
- a CDS encoding peroxiredoxin produces the protein MTAVGQPAPDFTLPRDGGGEIRLSALQGGKVVLYFYPKDDTPGCTTEALDFTARAAEFAAAGTTVIGISKDSVKKHDKFVAKHGLGIALVSDEAGTTCEDYGVWVEKSMYGKTYMGIERATFLIGSDGRLAQIWRKVSVPGHVDAVLAAAQAL
- a CDS encoding ferritin-like domain-containing protein, which codes for MPQSLAQMAVEVLTTADGRAKSALSRAHAATWRAARAAGTPLPVGTATPPLHPARPTTPRLLPPRDVPRRRPGSPQGRIALLHAVAHIELNAVDLHWDIIARFGHVPMPLGFYDDWVKCADEESNHFNLICDCLEAQGSHYGALDAHAGMWRAAEDTAEDLFGRLAVVPMVLEARGLDVTPGMIEIFRKAGDPQTLAALSVIYAEEVAHVAYGSKWFNWLCGRDGLDPKDQFHALVRRYFHGSLKPPFNEEKRAEAGLPPDFYWPLTEADAP
- a CDS encoding M23 family metallopeptidase, encoding MLTRLAYRINATLDRYLPEQRLFLKSDASTRFIRLRPTTQALALAGGAALLTWTFIATSILLMDSIAAGSDGDQALRQQALFEERLTALSNDRDLRAEEALRAQERFNLALAEVSQMQGRLLASEDRRKELETGIDVIQNTLRRTIKERDEARGEAERVAVALSEQTGAPRTEAGRARDALATLDIMAGALGSTARERDEMVEMANRAREETAEIAQAKEALELRNDAIFARLEEAVTVSMEPLDNMFRAAGLSPDDLLNQVRKGYSGQGGPLTPFVSTKGGALAPDETRANAILGGLDRMNLYRLAAVKSPFANPIPSGRYRFTSGFGTRNDPKGAGRRMHEGLDFAGSYGTPITATADGTVIEAGWGNGYGRMVKIRHDFGVTTLYAHMSEIHVSAGQRVSRGDRIGDMGNSGRSTGTHLHYEVHIGGRPVNPMTFIKAASDVF
- a CDS encoding bactofilin family protein; translation: MFSKSRINEPGPKQVEGDKPKAPEVPAAKPAMDYMPSASKAKPNASVLSSDLTVVGNLKTTGDIQVEGTVEGDIRAHLLTVGETATIRGEIVADDIVVNGRVIGRVRGLKVRLTSTARVEGDIIHKTIAIESGAHFEGSVQRQDDPLNGVKAIAPPAAE